In Natronoarchaeum philippinense, a single window of DNA contains:
- a CDS encoding helix-turn-helix transcriptional regulator, producing the protein MADDADPVEQIAFLARSNARVRVLEQLLDSGSADQRTLRTRLDASRSTIARTLTALEQRGWIETDGSVYRLTTVGTIVAEEFEELADALRVTDEFSTFLEWFPYSEFDLDLAELQDSTITTATSSDPYAAGRTQTEFLYATDRFLGFLPAIDIEGTRVVHEQITEHGFEAEIVVSAEVSETITQGEYADLFRAQLETGQLTVLVHDGALPFYLGLGDEERVQIGVEDDEGFPRALLESSAQTVRRWAEDVYEEYRATAQPMSFEEF; encoded by the coding sequence ATGGCAGACGACGCAGACCCCGTCGAACAGATCGCGTTTCTCGCCCGATCGAACGCTCGCGTTCGTGTCCTCGAACAGCTACTGGACTCCGGTTCGGCCGATCAGCGCACCTTGCGCACTCGGCTCGACGCGTCCCGATCGACGATCGCCCGCACGCTCACGGCGCTCGAACAGCGCGGCTGGATCGAAACGGACGGCAGCGTGTACCGATTGACGACGGTCGGGACGATCGTCGCCGAAGAGTTCGAGGAGCTCGCGGACGCGCTCCGTGTGACCGACGAGTTCTCGACGTTTCTCGAGTGGTTTCCCTACTCGGAGTTCGACCTCGATCTCGCGGAACTGCAGGACTCGACGATCACGACCGCCACGTCGTCGGACCCGTATGCGGCCGGCAGAACGCAGACCGAGTTCCTCTACGCCACGGATCGGTTCCTGGGGTTTCTCCCGGCGATCGACATCGAGGGGACGCGCGTCGTCCACGAACAGATCACCGAACACGGGTTCGAGGCCGAAATCGTCGTCTCCGCGGAGGTCAGTGAGACGATCACGCAAGGCGAGTACGCCGACCTGTTCCGGGCGCAACTCGAGACGGGGCAGTTGACGGTCCTCGTCCACGACGGTGCCCTGCCGTTCTATTTAGGACTCGGTGACGAGGAGCGCGTTCAGATCGGCGTCGAAGACGACGAGGGGTTCCCGCGCGCACTTCTCGAAAGCTCGGCACAGACTGTGAGACGCTGGGCAGAGGACGTGTACGAGGAGTATCGTGCCACGGCACAGCCCATGTCGTTCGAGGAGTTCTGA
- a CDS encoding diphthine--ammonia ligase yields the protein MADDAGRWVSLFSGGKDSSWALYRALEDGLDVGRLLTVHPEGDSYMYHVPATDLASLAAESVGIPLVDVEPDDFEAEGIADSGAQGDAEVEPLEAALRELDAELDAELDGGIAGVTAGAVESEFQTSRIEALCDRLDIDLFAPLWQRDPRALAEEMLDAGFEIRIIQVAAAGLDESWLGRRLDADALADLEALNEEYGVHILGEGGEFETLVTDAPYMDRPIELEYETEWDGTRGSVRITDARLGE from the coding sequence ATGGCAGACGACGCCGGGCGCTGGGTCAGCCTCTTTTCGGGCGGGAAGGACTCCTCGTGGGCGCTGTACCGCGCGCTCGAAGACGGGCTCGATGTCGGGCGACTCCTCACGGTCCACCCCGAGGGAGACTCGTATATGTATCACGTTCCGGCGACCGACTTGGCGAGCCTCGCCGCCGAGAGCGTCGGCATTCCGCTCGTCGATGTCGAACCCGACGACTTCGAGGCCGAGGGCATCGCCGATTCGGGTGCGCAGGGCGACGCCGAAGTCGAGCCGCTCGAGGCCGCGCTGCGCGAGCTCGACGCCGAGCTCGACGCCGAGCTCGACGGCGGTATCGCCGGCGTCACCGCCGGCGCGGTCGAAAGCGAGTTCCAGACCAGCCGGATCGAAGCGCTCTGTGACCGCCTCGACATCGATCTGTTCGCGCCGCTATGGCAGCGCGATCCGCGAGCGCTCGCCGAGGAAATGCTCGACGCGGGGTTCGAGATCCGGATCATTCAGGTCGCCGCCGCCGGCCTCGACGAGTCGTGGCTCGGTCGCCGTCTCGACGCCGACGCGCTGGCAGACCTCGAAGCGCTCAACGAGGAGTACGGCGTCCACATCCTCGGCGAAGGCGGCGAGTTCGAGACGCTGGTGACCGACGCGCCGTACATGGACCGTCCGATCGAGTTGGAGTACGAGACCGAGTGGGACGGGACGCGTGGGAGTGTGCGGATCACGGACGCGCGACTGGGCGAGTAG
- a CDS encoding DUF373 family protein, with the protein MTTLVLCVDRTNDVGHKTGLETPVVGWEAVRSLVVDVGLSDPEDSSVNSLLETLKVARELRDGDDDAVVAVVSGASDSMVGADRAVASQLDELIDEHDPDSAVVVIDSAEDERLVPIVESRLRVDSVDRVVVRQARDIESTYYLLKQFLADEELRQTVLVPIGLALLAFPALTIFTGVAEAMAIITAVIGVFLLYKGIGIDDALRRLATQARDSLYSGQVSVVTYVVAAGLTLVGVFAGALSVSEIASTRDAFLPAMTFAYDSILWLTMAALAASTGRLIDEVIGGESVRQSYLNLPFVVVGIGLVVRGFAGYFLERAGQVPPVTVPSIEAGAVSVEGFTLSLGNRLGAFVVGGVLVSLIGIRIATAIGGSAIEDGEAQPPSATESASARQDADDAGPKGDPES; encoded by the coding sequence GTGACAACGCTGGTGCTCTGTGTCGACCGGACGAACGACGTCGGTCACAAGACCGGGCTGGAGACGCCCGTCGTGGGCTGGGAAGCCGTCCGTTCGCTCGTCGTCGATGTCGGGCTCTCGGATCCGGAGGATTCGAGCGTCAACTCGCTGCTGGAGACGCTCAAGGTCGCACGCGAGCTACGCGACGGCGATGACGACGCCGTCGTCGCCGTCGTCTCGGGCGCCAGCGATTCGATGGTCGGCGCCGACCGTGCCGTCGCCAGCCAACTCGACGAGCTGATCGACGAGCACGATCCCGATTCGGCCGTCGTCGTGATCGACAGCGCCGAGGACGAACGTCTGGTGCCGATCGTCGAGAGCCGGCTGCGCGTCGACTCGGTCGACCGGGTTGTCGTCCGGCAGGCTCGGGACATCGAATCGACGTACTACCTGCTGAAGCAGTTCCTCGCCGACGAGGAGCTGCGCCAGACGGTGTTGGTGCCGATCGGGCTGGCGCTGCTTGCCTTCCCAGCGCTGACGATTTTCACCGGCGTTGCCGAGGCGATGGCTATCATCACCGCCGTTATCGGCGTCTTCTTGCTGTACAAGGGGATCGGCATCGACGACGCCCTACGGCGGCTGGCGACCCAAGCGCGAGACTCACTGTACTCCGGGCAGGTGTCGGTCGTTACCTACGTGGTCGCCGCCGGGCTGACGCTGGTCGGCGTGTTCGCCGGCGCGCTCAGCGTCTCGGAGATCGCCAGTACTAGAGACGCGTTTCTCCCCGCGATGACGTTTGCGTACGACAGCATCCTCTGGCTGACGATGGCCGCGTTGGCGGCCTCGACCGGCCGCCTGATCGACGAGGTGATCGGGGGCGAGAGCGTCCGGCAGTCCTATCTCAATCTCCCCTTCGTCGTCGTCGGGATCGGGCTGGTCGTCCGCGGGTTCGCGGGCTATTTCCTCGAACGCGCGGGGCAGGTGCCGCCAGTCACCGTCCCCTCGATCGAGGCGGGCGCCGTCTCTGTCGAGGGGTTCACTCTCAGTCTGGGCAACCGGCTGGGCGCGTTCGTCGTGGGCGGTGTGCTGGTGAGCCTGATCGGCATTCGGATTGCGACCGCGATCGGCGGGTCGGCGATCGAGGACGGCGAAGCGCAGCCTCCATCGGCCACCGAGTCGGCGTCGGCTCGTCAGGATGCCGACGACGCCGGTCCGAAGGGCGATCCCGAATCGTAG
- a CDS encoding DUF5813 family protein — protein MTDDVPAAAHDAVERHGAFETEGDGYRCTTTPLSATVTLSAAPGDRDATFEVEVGMPSLDAVVEGERVADVVEDGWFDTLERRLDDAYDAVKSSDRLDPEIERSDEEVVARFGVQAWTARQGVDDAKAIVDYVEGTYVQGVIPGYEYGEPVAGLLNRAQQNADSDETNRGGTPL, from the coding sequence ATGACCGACGACGTACCTGCGGCGGCCCACGACGCCGTCGAGCGCCACGGCGCCTTCGAGACTGAGGGAGATGGGTATCGCTGTACGACGACGCCGCTTTCGGCGACAGTGACGCTCTCTGCGGCCCCCGGCGATCGCGACGCCACGTTCGAGGTCGAAGTCGGGATGCCGTCGCTCGACGCCGTCGTCGAGGGCGAACGCGTCGCCGACGTGGTCGAAGACGGCTGGTTCGACACGCTCGAACGGCGTCTCGACGACGCCTACGACGCCGTCAAGTCGAGCGACAGACTCGATCCCGAAATCGAGCGCAGCGACGAGGAAGTCGTCGCACGCTTTGGCGTCCAAGCATGGACCGCACGACAGGGCGTCGACGACGCGAAAGCCATCGTCGACTACGTCGAGGGAACGTACGTACAGGGCGTCATCCCCGGCTACGAGTACGGCGAGCCCGTCGCCGGCCTGCTCAATCGCGCCCAGCAAAACGCCGACAGCGACGAGACGAACCGCGGTGGGACGCCGCTGTAG
- a CDS encoding sugar phosphate nucleotidyltransferase: MKAIVLAGGYATRLWPITKHRPKMFLPIGDTTVIDRIFSDLEADDRISEVFVSTNERFAEDFRDHLAESSFEKPTLTIEETSEEDEKFGVVGALAQLVERENVDEDTVVIAGDNLISFDVSEFVDFFEEKGSPTLAAYDVGSREKAKSYGLVDLDGDEVVDFQEKPDDPNSTLVSIACYGFPAEALDLLSEYLDSGNNPDEPGWFIQWLQERRSVHAFTFEEAWFDIGTPESYLEAIAWYLDGDTHVAESATIENSRLGDNVHVMPDAEVFDSDVDQSIVFPDATLRDCDIRSSIIDRDTDLDGLNLQGALIGAHTQISNGK; this comes from the coding sequence ATGAAGGCGATCGTCTTGGCCGGCGGCTACGCTACTCGACTCTGGCCGATCACGAAGCATCGGCCCAAGATGTTCCTCCCGATCGGCGACACGACGGTGATCGACCGCATCTTCTCGGATCTCGAAGCCGACGACCGGATCTCGGAGGTGTTCGTCTCGACGAACGAGCGTTTCGCCGAGGACTTCCGCGATCATCTCGCCGAAAGTTCCTTCGAGAAGCCGACGCTGACGATCGAGGAGACGAGCGAGGAAGACGAGAAATTCGGCGTCGTTGGCGCGCTGGCTCAACTCGTCGAGCGCGAGAACGTCGACGAGGATACCGTCGTCATCGCCGGCGACAACCTCATCAGCTTCGACGTGTCGGAGTTCGTCGACTTCTTCGAGGAGAAAGGATCACCCACGCTCGCGGCCTACGACGTTGGATCCCGGGAGAAAGCCAAGTCCTACGGACTCGTCGATCTCGACGGCGACGAAGTCGTCGACTTTCAGGAAAAACCCGACGATCCAAACAGCACGCTGGTCTCGATCGCCTGTTATGGCTTCCCCGCCGAAGCGCTGGACCTACTTTCGGAGTATCTCGACTCGGGCAACAACCCCGACGAGCCCGGCTGGTTCATCCAGTGGCTCCAAGAGCGCCGGTCGGTCCACGCCTTTACGTTCGAGGAGGCGTGGTTCGACATCGGTACGCCAGAGAGCTACCTCGAAGCGATCGCGTGGTACCTCGACGGCGACACCCACGTCGCAGAGTCGGCGACGATCGAGAACTCCCGGCTCGGCGACAACGTCCACGTGATGCCCGACGCCGAGGTGTTCGACTCCGACGTCGACCAGTCGATCGTGTTCCCCGACGCCACGCTCCGGGACTGTGACATCCGATCGTCGATCATCGACCGCGACACCGATCTGGACGGCCTGAACCTTCAGGGCGCGCTGATCGGCGCCCACACTCAGATTTCCAACGGGAAGTAA
- a CDS encoding translation initiation factor IF-6, with the protein MLRAAFTGSAYVGVFARATNDQLLVRPDADDDLIEELGDELGVSVTPTTVAGSSTVGALVTGNENGLLVSSRVTDRERDRLESAVDVPVVELPGRINAAGNVVLANDYGAYVHPDLPEEALDAVETALEVPVEQGELAGVRTVGTAAVANDRGVLCHPKTSDPELDYLEELLDVHADVGTINYGAPLVGSGLIANDHGYVVGEDTTGPELGRIEDALGYID; encoded by the coding sequence TTGCTCCGCGCCGCGTTCACCGGATCGGCGTACGTCGGCGTCTTCGCGCGCGCCACCAACGATCAGCTGTTGGTCCGCCCCGACGCCGACGACGACCTGATCGAGGAACTGGGCGACGAACTCGGCGTGTCGGTCACGCCGACGACAGTCGCGGGCTCGTCGACCGTCGGCGCGCTCGTCACCGGCAACGAGAACGGCCTGCTCGTCAGCAGTCGCGTCACCGACCGCGAGCGCGACCGCCTCGAGTCTGCTGTCGACGTGCCCGTCGTCGAGCTTCCCGGTCGGATCAACGCCGCCGGCAACGTCGTGCTCGCAAACGACTACGGCGCGTACGTCCACCCCGACCTGCCCGAGGAAGCGCTCGACGCGGTCGAGACCGCGCTCGAAGTGCCCGTCGAACAGGGCGAGCTTGCGGGCGTGCGCACCGTCGGCACTGCCGCGGTCGCCAACGACAGAGGCGTGCTCTGTCACCCCAAGACCTCCGATCCCGAACTCGACTACCTCGAAGAGCTGCTCGATGTCCACGCCGACGTCGGGACGATCAACTACGGCGCACCGCTGGTCGGTTCCGGGCTGATCGCCAACGACCACGGCTACGTCGTCGGCGAGGACACGACCGGCCCCGAACTCGGCCGGATCGAAGACGCGCTGGGTTATATCGACTGA
- a CDS encoding DUF7522 family protein yields the protein MSDSLLAEEAAEKIRTVSRTAIGDSLRSVTYFTRDDYDQLYLRNDLEQDADLTSFIGHEWYGFKTAQAAYEGTELGAYKYTIRAFDNGYLVRVTDEREGVFVTTDGLTMQDFENVATSIKEVLREQQ from the coding sequence ATGTCGGACTCACTACTCGCCGAAGAGGCGGCCGAGAAGATCAGGACAGTCAGCCGCACCGCGATCGGCGACAGCCTCCGGTCGGTGACGTACTTCACGCGCGACGACTACGACCAGCTGTATCTCCGGAACGACCTAGAGCAAGATGCCGATCTGACGAGCTTCATCGGCCACGAGTGGTACGGGTTCAAGACCGCCCAAGCCGCCTACGAGGGAACCGAACTCGGCGCCTACAAGTACACGATTCGGGCGTTCGACAACGGCTACCTCGTTCGGGTGACAGACGAGCGCGAGGGCGTGTTCGTCACGACCGACGGGCTGACGATGCAGGACTTCGAGAACGTCGCTACCTCGATCAAAGAAGTGCTGCGCGAGCAGCAGTAG
- a CDS encoding 50S ribosomal protein L39e, translated as MGKKSKAKKKRLSKLERQNSRVPAWVMLKTDREVTRNPKRRNWRRQNTDE; from the coding sequence ATGGGTAAGAAATCGAAGGCCAAGAAGAAGCGCCTCTCCAAGCTGGAGCGCCAGAACAGCCGCGTTCCCGCATGGGTCATGCTGAAGACGGACCGCGAAGTCACCCGCAACCCCAAGCGTCGCAACTGGCGGCGACAGAACACTGACGAATAA
- the ftsY gene encoding signal recognition particle-docking protein FtsY, with translation MFDSLKEKLGSFREDVEESAEEKAADEEAEADEAETVAEEDAETAADAQSDAAADAQSGDATASRSEAAQPEGTDTRSDAEANSDAGAAASPSDADSPSGGADVAGAVTDTVEEDDDDGPGFAKRAKSFATGQTVIEEEDLEAPLEELEMALLQSDVEFSVAQEIMTTLREELVGETHRFTKSTTGVVQRALKNALLEVISVGQFDFDERVAEADKPLTIVFTGVNGVGKTTSIAKLARYFEERGLSTVLANGDTYRAGANEQIEEHADALDKKIITHEQGGDPAAVIYDAVEYAEANDVDVVLGDTAGRLHTSDDLMEQLSKIDRVVEPDMTLFVDEAVAGQDAVQRAKQFNDAAEIDGAILTKADADAQGGAAISIAHVTGKPILFLGTGQGYDDIEQFEPEDLVDRLLGIDG, from the coding sequence ATGTTCGATAGCCTGAAGGAGAAACTCGGAAGCTTCCGGGAGGACGTCGAGGAGTCCGCCGAGGAGAAGGCGGCCGACGAGGAAGCCGAGGCCGACGAGGCCGAGACAGTCGCCGAGGAAGATGCAGAGACGGCTGCCGACGCGCAGTCGGATGCGGCTGCCGACGCCCAAAGCGGCGACGCCACGGCGTCCCGGTCCGAGGCGGCCCAGCCTGAGGGCACCGATACGCGGAGCGACGCCGAAGCGAACTCTGACGCCGGCGCAGCCGCGTCGCCGTCCGACGCCGACTCGCCGAGCGGCGGCGCCGATGTCGCCGGTGCGGTCACCGACACGGTCGAGGAAGATGACGACGACGGTCCCGGCTTCGCGAAGCGCGCGAAGTCGTTCGCCACGGGCCAGACCGTCATCGAGGAAGAAGACCTCGAAGCGCCGCTCGAAGAGTTAGAGATGGCGCTGCTCCAGAGCGACGTGGAGTTCAGCGTCGCCCAAGAGATCATGACGACGCTGCGCGAGGAGTTGGTCGGCGAGACCCACCGCTTCACGAAGTCGACCACCGGCGTCGTCCAGCGCGCGCTCAAAAACGCCCTGCTGGAGGTCATCAGCGTCGGGCAGTTCGACTTCGACGAGCGCGTCGCAGAGGCCGACAAGCCCCTGACGATCGTCTTCACAGGAGTCAACGGCGTCGGCAAGACGACTTCGATCGCCAAGCTCGCGCGCTACTTCGAGGAGCGCGGGCTCTCGACGGTGCTGGCCAACGGCGACACCTACCGCGCCGGGGCCAACGAGCAGATCGAGGAGCACGCCGACGCGCTCGACAAGAAGATCATCACCCACGAGCAGGGCGGCGACCCCGCCGCGGTGATCTACGACGCCGTCGAGTACGCCGAGGCCAACGACGTGGATGTCGTGCTGGGCGACACGGCAGGTCGGCTCCACACCAGCGACGACCTGATGGAACAGCTCTCGAAGATCGACCGCGTGGTCGAGCCCGACATGACGCTGTTCGTCGACGAGGCCGTCGCCGGCCAAGACGCCGTCCAGCGCGCCAAGCAGTTCAACGACGCCGCCGAGATCGACGGCGCCATCCTGACGAAGGCCGACGCCGACGCCCAGGGCGGCGCTGCGATCTCGATCGCCCACGTGACGGGCAAGCCGATCCTCTTTTTGGGGACCGGCCAAGGCTACGACGACATCGAGCAGTTCGAGCCCGAGGATCTCGTCGACCGCCTGCTCGGCATCGACGGGTAA
- the sppA gene encoding signal peptide peptidase SppA, whose protein sequence is MSDRLRALGTLAAVLAGAVIAAGIGYVLFVEFPFGLAELLGIVLTLMLALVGARLAGSAVGSLFPQYNVAEVAVEGPITRDGGGGPLPSQPGSTPADDIVEQIERADADDAVDALLVKLNTPGGEVVPSDDIKLAAESFDGPTIAYAQDTCASGGYWIASGCDELWARDATIVGSIGVIGSTVNAAGLAEKVGLSYERFAAGEYKDAGASLKELDDDERAYLQGIVDDLYDNFVERVADGRDLDAEAIRDTEARVYLGEDAAELGLVDHIGRREDVEDELADRLGVESVTVEPFEPERGIAARVRGGAERAAYAFGAGVAGTVSDDREIDLRLR, encoded by the coding sequence GTGAGTGACCGACTACGCGCGCTCGGAACGCTCGCGGCGGTGCTCGCGGGGGCGGTGATCGCCGCCGGAATCGGCTACGTTCTGTTCGTCGAGTTTCCGTTCGGACTGGCCGAACTGCTCGGAATCGTCCTGACGCTGATGCTCGCGCTCGTCGGAGCGCGGCTCGCCGGCAGCGCAGTCGGATCGCTGTTCCCGCAATACAACGTCGCTGAGGTCGCCGTCGAGGGGCCGATCACCCGCGACGGCGGCGGCGGGCCGTTGCCCAGCCAGCCCGGATCGACGCCGGCCGACGACATCGTCGAGCAGATCGAGCGCGCCGACGCCGACGACGCGGTCGACGCCTTGCTGGTCAAACTGAACACGCCCGGCGGCGAAGTCGTCCCGAGCGACGATATCAAGCTCGCTGCCGAATCGTTCGACGGCCCGACGATCGCCTACGCGCAGGACACCTGTGCCAGCGGCGGCTACTGGATCGCAAGCGGCTGTGACGAACTCTGGGCCCGCGACGCGACGATCGTCGGCTCGATCGGCGTGATCGGCTCGACGGTCAACGCCGCCGGGCTGGCCGAGAAAGTCGGACTCAGCTACGAGCGCTTCGCCGCCGGTGAGTACAAGGACGCCGGCGCGTCGCTGAAGGAACTCGACGACGACGAGCGTGCGTACCTGCAGGGGATCGTCGACGACCTCTACGACAACTTCGTCGAGCGCGTCGCCGACGGCCGGGATCTCGACGCCGAGGCGATCCGGGACACCGAGGCGCGAGTCTATCTCGGCGAGGACGCCGCCGAACTCGGGCTGGTCGACCACATTGGGCGCCGCGAGGATGTCGAGGACGAACTCGCAGACCGGCTCGGCGTCGAGTCTGTCACCGTCGAGCCGTTCGAGCCCGAGCGCGGCATCGCCGCGCGCGTGCGAGGCGGCGCCGAACGCGCCGCGTACGCCTTCGGCGCCGGCGTCGCCGGCACGGTAAGCGACGACCGCGAGATCGATCTTCGGCTTCGCTGA
- a CDS encoding 50S ribosomal protein L31e — translation MSAGDFEERVMTVPLRDAKAAPNHERADKAMKLLREHLAKHFSVEGEQVRLDPSINEALWSQSRKNPPSKLRVRAARFEEEGEAIVEAEHAE, via the coding sequence ATGAGCGCCGGAGACTTCGAGGAACGGGTCATGACCGTTCCCCTGCGTGACGCCAAGGCCGCCCCCAACCACGAGCGCGCCGACAAGGCGATGAAGCTGCTGCGCGAGCACCTCGCCAAGCACTTCTCCGTCGAGGGCGAGCAGGTTCGTCTGGACCCCTCGATCAACGAGGCGCTCTGGTCCCAGAGCCGCAAGAACCCGCCGAGCAAGCTCCGCGTGCGCGCCGCCCGCTTCGAGGAAGAGGGCGAGGCAATCGTCGAAGCCGAACACGCAGAGTAA
- the rpl18a gene encoding 50S ribosomal protein L18Ae: MNQFTVSGRFEARDGWETFQTEIEAENDSVAREYVLSNFGSRHGLKRRQIEIDEVAQ; the protein is encoded by the coding sequence ATGAACCAGTTTACGGTTAGTGGACGGTTCGAGGCCCGCGACGGGTGGGAAACGTTCCAGACCGAGATCGAGGCGGAGAACGACAGCGTCGCACGCGAGTACGTGCTGTCGAACTTCGGCAGCCGACACGGACTCAAGCGCCGCCAGATCGAGATCGACGAGGTGGCACAATGA
- a CDS encoding MATE family efflux transporter, protein MFRLAWPLVAIQLLQVAYNVGDTFWLGAFSENAVGALSLAFPLIFLLISVGGGFTAAGAILIAQHTGAESGKDSLVAGQTISFVTIVAIVLGVVGYVATDPLLGLLPADPETKAQIVPLAADYMRIFLLGVPFIFGFFVFVSLMRGYGNTRAPMRVMIVSVVLNLVLDPLLIFGVGPFPALEIQGAAVATVFSRGVATVLGLYLLLGSGVGPDISRDDLVPRLEYIREITRIGVPTALEQSMSSLAMVTLTAMVVSFPPAVVAAYGLGNRLISLALLPAMGLGQATDTIVGKNLGAGKPERAERATWIAATVIAGVMAAAGLLAFAVPEPIVSVFMTADTEGAAETIAYGSTYLRFVATMFVFMGVLQVILGAFRGAGNTKTALVFSVVTLWVARVPATYYLVFVADWGTTGIWTAVVIGDVVGAIAAVAWFTRGTWKQAIVEDADAVPAE, encoded by the coding sequence ATGTTTCGGCTGGCGTGGCCACTGGTTGCCATCCAGCTGTTGCAGGTGGCGTACAACGTCGGCGACACGTTCTGGCTGGGCGCGTTCTCGGAAAACGCCGTCGGCGCGCTGAGCCTCGCGTTTCCGCTGATCTTCCTGCTAATCTCCGTCGGCGGCGGGTTCACCGCCGCGGGTGCAATCCTGATCGCCCAGCACACCGGCGCCGAGAGCGGGAAAGACAGCCTCGTCGCCGGGCAGACGATTTCTTTCGTCACGATCGTGGCGATCGTCCTCGGCGTCGTCGGCTACGTGGCGACCGATCCCCTGCTCGGACTGCTGCCCGCCGATCCCGAGACGAAGGCCCAGATCGTCCCGCTGGCAGCCGACTACATGCGCATCTTCCTGCTGGGCGTGCCGTTTATCTTCGGCTTTTTCGTGTTCGTCTCGCTGATGCGCGGCTACGGCAACACGCGCGCGCCGATGCGGGTAATGATCGTCAGCGTGGTGCTCAACCTCGTGCTCGACCCGCTTCTGATCTTCGGCGTCGGGCCGTTCCCGGCGCTTGAGATTCAGGGTGCTGCGGTAGCCACGGTGTTCTCGCGCGGGGTGGCGACGGTGCTGGGGCTGTACCTGCTGCTCGGCAGCGGCGTCGGTCCCGATATTTCGCGGGACGATCTCGTCCCGCGATTGGAGTATATCCGTGAGATCACGCGCATCGGCGTCCCGACGGCGCTCGAACAGTCGATGAGTTCGCTGGCGATGGTCACGCTGACCGCGATGGTGGTGTCGTTCCCGCCCGCGGTCGTCGCGGCCTACGGGCTGGGCAACCGGCTCATCTCGCTGGCGCTGCTGCCCGCGATGGGACTGGGACAGGCGACGGACACGATCGTCGGGAAGAATCTCGGCGCCGGGAAGCCAGAGCGCGCGGAACGCGCCACGTGGATCGCGGCGACTGTGATCGCCGGCGTGATGGCCGCCGCCGGACTGCTGGCGTTTGCGGTCCCCGAACCGATCGTCAGCGTGTTCATGACCGCCGACACCGAGGGCGCGGCCGAAACGATCGCCTACGGGAGTACGTATCTCCGGTTCGTCGCCACCATGTTCGTGTTCATGGGCGTGTTGCAGGTCATCCTCGGCGCGTTCCGCGGCGCGGGCAACACGAAGACGGCGCTGGTGTTCTCGGTTGTCACCCTCTGGGTCGCGCGCGTCCCGGCGACGTACTACCTCGTGTTCGTCGCCGACTGGGGGACGACCGGCATCTGGACGGCCGTCGTTATCGGCGACGTGGTCGGCGCGATCGCGGCGGTCGCGTGGTTCACGCGCGGAACGTGGAAGCAAGCGATCGTCGAGGACGCCGACGCCGTGCCGGCGGAGTGA
- the pfdA gene encoding prefoldin subunit alpha: protein MMGGGGGQQQLQEMSQQLQELQEQIEGLEEEVDSLEAEQSEVDEAIEAIETLETGSTVQVPLGGDAYVRAEVQDIDEVVVGLGGGYAAEQNQNDAIDTLESKKETLDDRIEEVNEEISEVEAESEQLEQKAQQLQQQQMQQQMQQMQEQEGDEE, encoded by the coding sequence ATGATGGGCGGTGGCGGCGGTCAGCAGCAACTCCAGGAGATGAGCCAGCAGCTCCAAGAGCTCCAAGAGCAGATCGAAGGGCTCGAGGAGGAAGTCGACTCCCTCGAAGCCGAGCAGTCCGAGGTCGACGAGGCCATCGAGGCAATCGAGACGCTGGAGACCGGCTCGACGGTGCAGGTCCCGCTGGGCGGCGACGCGTACGTCCGCGCCGAGGTTCAGGACATCGACGAGGTCGTCGTCGGTCTCGGCGGCGGCTACGCCGCAGAGCAGAACCAGAACGACGCCATCGACACGCTCGAGAGCAAAAAGGAGACCCTCGACGACCGCATCGAGGAGGTCAACGAGGAGATCAGCGAGGTCGAGGCCGAAAGCGAGCAGCTCGAACAGAAGGCCCAGCAGCTCCAGCAACAGCAGATGCAACAGCAGATGCAGCAGATGCAGGAGCAGGAAGGCGACGAAGAGTAG